The Homalodisca vitripennis isolate AUS2020 unplaced genomic scaffold, UT_GWSS_2.1 ScUCBcl_12258;HRSCAF=21880, whole genome shotgun sequence genome includes the window taaacaaagacaattatttttcaatgtatcCAAATAAAATTCTAACAAAGAGAATTATTATCCTTTTGTTGGTTAAAGAACAATCTGAACAATTCATAACTTAATTCGTCTAGTTATACAACTGTATTAGTAGGGGGAATCTGTAATAACGACAAAGATTAAAGGATCCGACAGAAGAACAATCTGAAGGTTATCTCAAGAGTGTTTCAGCCCTTGAACAAAAGACGGTGTATCTAAATATCAAATTGTCAAGTTTCATTGATAGTTTCTATCAAAAATGTAATCGCACAGAACGGAAAAGACTAGTAATTCACCAAGACGGACATTATGATCTGACCaccaaaatatagtacaaaaatatgtttgacAAACTTTCAACAATTCGTCCTTTGTATTGCGGGGAGTTATTGGAAAGACACAGGGACAGGAGGACGGACCTGCACATGTACGAATTTCAGAATACGGTCCTATCTTTTACTCTATAGTTTATAATACACGTTGCTATAAAACGTAAACTACATTACGTGCtgactaaacaaaattaatataattatacttaagcAAATACTTCCAATAGAAGCTAAGCGTTAAATAAATGTCTCTACATGACACCTACTATTGTATGTCCCACAATGGTGTAGAAGAGATATCTGAGGAGGTAATTGCGCTTGACGAGTCAGATGGTGAGGGTACcttttaattatatcattaattatttatccatatttattaagcaaataGAGAATGGGATTAAGTGTTTTTTAAGGGAAAACTGGGTCAGTTATTTGATTCATAAGATAACAAACAAGAATCAAACATATAATGGTGTATACCTCTAGATCACAATtgcaaaatactttaaaaaggaTTGTTACATTGGCACCAAATCAACCAAAAACATTcgaaaataaaaagtgttataataatatttcatgggtttataaaaacaaaacaaaaaactatattttctaaattatattttacggtAGGGCCTATTAAATTATCTTTCTGTAGAcgaaaagtttattacaaattattttttcatcttttattcagtaaattttaagaataaggtaaatattttttttattttaaaacatcagcTCTTTTTATGAATAGGTCCTATGGAGGGGGGTCCTATGCATTTTTAATTTCTCAATGCATTCTTGCTTAAAACCAATTGTTAGTCGGAGATAGGAAGAATCCGAATGATGGGAGAGAAAACAAGAGCGTTACCCAGTTCAAATGCCTCCTCGAACTTACGTAACTTATCGGTGATTTTTTGCTATCAGATTATCACTTcgtttttcaatttgttttggcATTTCCgcaaactttataaaaaacaggACCAAATAATGAGAAAAACAtatgggtaattctaagcaatatatgggtcgtTAAACCTCGATTTttactcatattacaatataatgttctcctcaatagtcaattagaaaaggaaatgacaaaaatttcttgccggaaagcagttatagggagcaggcaaccgccagacggtcataatATTGCTTAGAGTTTACCTAATAGTGATTCAGGGGCACTGGACGTGAATTcttgggcttcaaatttggaatctactcgagttaatttttttttctaaaaagagcaagcagcgggcAGGGCCATCGTGcagtgatccttttttttattaaaaaattttctgatattaaattgttatttacattttacaatataatgtaggtaatgtagttttgttaaaaacGATTTGTTAAACACATAGatttacatgctggaaagcaaagtaaatcCAATATAATCGTCGGCCCAATACcaaaaatctccgtaaaaatctggtaaaagGAATCTGTgttcattcctttggcctgaatcaacttctcagtatagacgaagatcacgacaacgatgcttgcccgctgcttgctctttttagaaaaaaaaattaaactcgaggttagttccaaatttgaagcccagatcacgtcagtgcccctgaatCACTTAATAGgttaattctcgcggttgcctgctccctataactgctttacCAGCAAGTAAATTTCTAGTCATTTCCTCCCTTTCTtaattggaacattatattgtaatatgagttggcctgctccctataactggcTTTCCCGGCAAGAAAAGAAATTCTAGGTCATTTCCTTTtgctaattgactattggaaacattaatattgtaatatgagagGAAAAATCGAGTGTTGACACCATATATTGACTTTAGAATTACCGAACATAATTTTACGAAAGATGGGAGACTTCCGAGCTTTCCgttctaaaaatgtaaagacaaattttaaaatattagttaaactgACTTAAAACATAATCGAGCTgtcgtaatataattttttacaccaCAATAGGTGATTACATTTAACggaattcttttaattaatattttgcatcTTTAGAGATCGAGACAGGGGATTTTTACAGCTTTAGAATTCAGGAGAAGGCGTTATCCCGCAGGAATTATCGAAATAATAAATTAGGTCCTCCTATATTTATCCCAGGGACCCTTAAACAACTGTCTATGTTAAAATTTCCCAGTACAAAtctgttgaatagttttttaacaGCATTTGTAATACTAcaagcagttacccacggcttttaGTACGCTCAAATTTTGTAGGGTTTTGGCACCTGTCATGAGCACTTCTcggtttttattaattatgttttccgACGCCAATATTAAAGCTTTGCTTTTCTTTCCCATGATGGAATGAAAATATGTTCAGAAAAGTATGTTATTTTTCTGGTCAATTTGCTTAgatgtatatagtatttttgttcaCACAGGGATGGATTTAGCGCctctttcttaaataaattatacatacttTCAATACATACATATCAAAGATCCGTAGAAGCCTAGTTTTTGGACAGAAAAGTACAAATTAGTTTTAGGTTTCTATAagagtttttaaaagataaagtaaaatttagGGACTACATTTTCACTTATATCTATACCGCTATGTAGTCTAATACTGACTGCTTTACACGGCAAATTTGAGTAGGCCGTTGCATGGTGGGTGCGAGATGAACACTTTTTCTACGAGGTGATCTCATTTCATTTTCCGACGGcaccccccccgcccccccccccaccccccccccaccaccccccccccccccccccccccccccccacctcgTTGTAGTTTGTAAGGGGTTCAATTTCTATACCCCGATTTTTTCGTACTTAAATTAGAAAACGTTATATTTTGGACAAGTAGATGGAGTCGATTTATTTTCGTTCGATAAAACGTCCGTTCGTTTTTCGCTAGTCCTTTCCATTAGTAAGGAAGttaatttgaggttagggaacctctctaacCTCGGGGGGCAGCTGCGCAGTACGCCACGGAGCTTCCGACTGGTCGGCCCGCTGCAGCATCTGACCGGACAGGTACTGACGGAAAACGATTGTTCTGCGCAAATGACCGGGCTGGCGGTCGTTCTTACTAGTATACAAGCCGAACGATCAAGGAAACGGGGAGGGTGATGAGTTTTGCCTGCGGACGTCGTTGTGTGAAGTCGATTCAGAGGAGAAGATGGGTTAGCTTGGAGGGCTTGGCGTTCGTTGTTGTGAAGTCGAGTGTAGTGTGGAGGAGAGGGGGCCCCCCGGTACGGACAATACGCATTCGGCCTTATTATCGCGTCTTATTTGGGTGAGTCTCCGAcgcatttgtaatattgttttctaCTACCCTTCTCTACCCTTTCCTAGTTTTgccaaacgtatattttgcatacTATAAGCCGGCCATTATgccttgttatcctattcctataAAGATTAATAACTTCTCGGTGCTGCGCTTGGCAGGTTAGGTTAACAGCCGTTTATaagttatcgcggttagtgatagtagtgtattcTATTAATTTATAGGTTATACTTACCCATCAATACATTTCCTAGTTTTCAAAACCGCaaagtttaccttgttgccacgattaaagaacttatgtaaaataattgtatatgtattacTCGTATAGTATTATATCGTATCATATTGCTGTTTACTATCGCTACTTTAATATGTCTTgtttccatatttaattttaccttatttaccaatcaaatacatttatatcacagattagagaagcctacttctgctCAAACAGTGAACTAAAAGAAAGGGTTTTTATCagttagttaaatttatatattcaattgcAAGGCGTACCTTTAAATACACCGTCTTCTTTTAAGTGGTTTGGTTCTCCCATCACTAATCGCCAGTCACCGCAGTCGTTTATTCAGGCTCGCCCAGCCGCACGGTGGGTGTAGCGGTGATATCCGGCCCGGGGTCGAATATGTCCGTTGAATCCTGACCCCCCTCATCGCGAGCTCTCACACATCCCATGAGACGATCCCAAAGTCGACTCCTATCATATCCCCGATGCCCCCCAcaaccccccacccccaccccccccctccccctcacTGCTTAGTCCCCACCTCCCACCTCCCCTCGCACCCCCACAAcgacccaccccaccccccccactTATTATCGATTCGATGCTATAGGCCCTATTTGCGCCCTCTTCACGTACCCCCCCCCTACCGACATCCCGATCCACTCATACCCTCGATACGTCTAGGCACCCCCCCCCTCCCGAGCGCCCCCCGCCATCTCATCTCCCCGATCATGGGTGATCTGTGCTTTAATAGGGCCTTGCCGCCTCCCACCCCCCCCCCGTGGTAATCGTTATCGCCTTGTTCCCCATGGCTTATTAACGTAGcacgcccccccccccaccccatccCCCCCTGAATCCGACTACCCACCCCCATCCCCTCCATCTGTTGTGGTCTTCGTACTTACTTCCCACCCCATCCCCCACCCCCACCCCTGTGCCCCGAACACCGCGCACGCCCCCTCCGCCATGGGCCCGTCGTGCATCGCTCATTccgtccccccccccccaaactcGGTTTAGATCACCCCCCCTCGCGGTCGGCCCTCCCCCCCGGACACCCTCGACCCACCACCCCAACCTGAAAGCCCGACCAATACGCTCTCTCTCCCCCTCCTGATCCCGCAGGTCTTCCACTTGTGGCCGACATCATTCCCCCCCGACTTCAACaaccccccccgcccccccccttCTGGGTCCCATCCCGACAACCTCGTCAggtccccccccccacccaactGAACTCCACTTTACTCCTACCCTCACAAAACCCGCCACCGCCCCATGAGCCCGAATACACCCTACGGCAACCCTACCACAGGCCGAGAATCACCCAGCGGACCCCCCCTCCCAGTAAAGTCAGTAAATGACCCCTCCCTCCCAATCACACTTCAGCTATGCACAACAGAATCCCCCCACTTATTAAATCGACGGACACCCCTCGACCCTAAGCCCTCTGCACTTCCACTTGATGTCTCCCCCCATTCCCGGGGCCAAAGATCCCCACCCGAATACTTATCACGCCCCGCCTTCACGCCCCACCGTTGATCAAATGCCTATTACTACGTCACCCCCCCCTGACCCTCGACACTACCCGTATTACATACAAGCCCCCTAGAAATTCATCGATTATGCGGAGATCACCATAACTCACCATATAACCCCATCTTAGCTTTACCCTCGTAGCATCATGCACGGGATCCCCCCGGCCCCAATAACAAATATCCGATACCCCCAGCCCCCCCACCCTACACCATCATACCACCCCCGACGGGTGCCATGCCCCCAAACATTAGGTGCCAGGACTATCATGTGCACCCCCCCACTATCATATGCCCCCCCCCCACCCTGTCAGTCCCAATATCGCTCCCCCCCCCAATCCCCCCCGTCGCCGATTCCCAACACAAAACATCCCCCCCCAAACACAACAACTCCGTATAAAAGGCTGGATCTCAACATCCTACCCCGCCAAGCTGCTTCCCCCCAACCCCCCGACAAACAGCAAAGACGCCCATACACTGCAGACTCTCATGACACAAACGCACTCACCAGTCCGTCATCGATACGCCTCAGGCGGCCTACACCCATCCGCCCCCCCACCCCGGTCCCCCACCCCATATCCCCACCAGAACTACCCATGAATCCACCATAATCCCTACTAAATCGCCATATATTAGCTGCCGGCTCCCATAGTTCTCATCCCCCCCCCAGATCATAATAAGGTCTGGACCCAATTCCTTATACTGCCCCCACTGAATCCTCCCGTAAtcatcccccccccccactgCGTTGCCCCACCCCACGTCAAATAACGACGACCCTCTTAATCCGCTCCTCGAAGACATCCCAAACAATCCCTTCAGGCCACATACACACCAAACGTACGAGTCACCATAGTTAATACCCCCTGATATCCAATTTAATCACATTTAATACCAGAGTGGAGCCACCCACTCCAACCATTTAATACCGCAAATACTGACCACCCCTTTCGCCAACCCCCCCCTGGAACACAACCCTACCCCTGAGCCTTGTCAGATTCCCTTTTTACACAGTGATCAACAGTATCCCTTATAAGCGAACCCATCAAGTAAATTTCAGGATCATACCACATACCATACGTATTTCCGCCACAACACTCTACATTTCAAAACCCGGTCCAACGCCGGGATCA containing:
- the LOC124374991 gene encoding protein TRACHEARY ELEMENT DIFFERENTIATION-RELATED 7A-like, whose amino-acid sequence is MHGIPPAPITNIRYPQPPHPTPSYHPRRVPCPQTLGARTIMCTPPLSYAPPPPCQSQYRSPPQSPPSPIPNTKHPPPNTTTPYKRLDLNILPRQAASPQPPDKQQRRPYTADSHDTNALTSPSSIRLRRPTPIRPPTPVPHPISPPELPMNPP